GAAGCACTGGCAAGTGTtcatgagagagaaaaaaggtggaagaaagaaaaagaaagagaacaagggaaaaaaaaacagatgaaaaagttagaacaagggaaagaaatataatcaaataggagggaaagggaagactGGAAGCGAGACAGAGTTGACGGCTGTTCTGCCTGGCACCTGGTGGCAATGCCTTGAGAAACCCTTCCAGCGTGCAAACAACTCACATTGCAGCAGCAGATGAGGAGAGACGTGGCTCCCCCAGCGCAGAGTCCCACTCACCCTCTTACAATatcccagcagcagaggcagggtgCAGTCTAGCAGGGTTGGCAGCATGGGGGACTCTGAATCAGAGTCCACCTTGCACAACAACTCACTGTGGTGGCTGGCATGTGGGATGTTAGCTCTGTTAGCCAACTCTTGGATTATCCTCAGCATCACGGCCAAACAACAGAAACACaagcctctggagctgctgctgtgcttccttGCTGGCACACACATCCTTATGGCAGCAGTACCCCTCACCACCTATGCCGTGGTGCAGCTGCGGCGCGAGTCCTCGGACTACGACTGGAACGAAAGCATCTGCAAGGTCTTTGTCTCCACGTACTACACCCTGGCACTGGCTACCTGCTTCACAGTGGCCTCACTCTCCTACCACCGCATGTGGATGGTGAGGTGGCCAGTCAACTACCGCCTGAGCAATGCCAAGAAGCAGGCTCTGCACGCAGTCATGGGGATCTGGATGGTGTCATTCATCCTCTCCACCCTGCCCTCCATCGGCTGGCACAACAACGGCGAGCGCTACTATGCCCGTGGCTGCCAGTTCATTGTCAGCAAAATAGGGCTGGGCTTCGGTGTCTGCTTTAGCCTCCTGCTGCTCGGAGGAATCGTCATGGGCTTGGTGTGCGTGGGTATCACCTTCTACCAAACCCTGTGGGCACACAGAAGACGCCGGCGGTGCCACCATCAGAGAGCGGAAGAAGCGTCATCCTGCTCTTCATCAGCACACACCACTTTCAATGTGCCAGCCATTGTGGTGGAGGATGTACGAGGCAAAAGGAGGTCTTCACTGGATGGCTCCGAGTCAGCCAAGACCTCCTTGCAGATGACCAACCTCATAAGCGCCATTGTCTTCCTGTACGACACGCTCACTGGGGTGCCTATCTTGGTAAGTATCCAgttctctctttcccttcagAGTCTGCAGTTAAAGcagatttgcttttctctcaaGTTTTAGAGAGGGATCTCTCCTGTCCCACCAGCCGCAGAACTGCCGCATCTGAATCTGTGTTATTCTGAGCGGTGGTTTTAAAAAGATTGCAGTAATTCTCTCATCCTTCCGCAGCAGCATTTTCTTAAGTCTAAGTCTGGGGAATACACACCACACAGCTAAAACCACTGTGGAACACAGTTTTAAGTGGCTAAGAGGAGAGGAAATTATTCTGCAAACTTACTTGTAAAAACAATGAGATTTCTATTTCTCCAGTTTGCTTCTGGAGGACTGATACACCAGCTTTAACAGCTGATGCATCCAgttgtctttttccttctgcttctatGGCTGTAGGCGGCATTCAGGTTTTGGCTAGCCGGTCGATTCTGTGCAAAAttggagagctggagaagttCTCAAAAAGAACCCTTAAAAGGGGAGAGGCTGagtcacagattatttttttccccagcgGCTGTGTCCTTTGTTAGCACCTATTTAGCTCCAGCTGGTAATGAGCACAGGAAGAACGGATGTTAGCACCAGGTCTCATGGTAAAGATATGACAACTTGGAATATGGTCCAGCAAACCTGGGGCAAGACCCCAGGAGCAGTTTTTCAAAGGGACACAGGGTAATTACTTGATGAATCCTTTAGAGACAAATTATGTTCTACTACAGAATTGTTACCTTTCTCCCTACTTCTGTCTCCTTGgcattgctgctttttcttacCTTAAAGGTCGTGAGCTTTTTCAGCCTGCGCTATGATACGGCCCCCACCTGGATGGTTCTGGCTGTGCTCTGGTGTTCCATGGTGCAGACCTTGCTGCTCCCCTCTTTCATCTGGTCCTGCGAGCGCTACCGAGCAGATCTCCGCACTGTGTGGGAGCAGTGTGTGGCTATCATGTCTGAGGAAGACACAGAGGATGGTAAGCTCCTCACCAGCCCACAGTCTCCTTTCTTCACTAACCAACCTCCCCAAAAGACTACGGAGGAAAGAGGGGATCTTTGGGGAAAGGATCTTGTGGTGTTGCGGGTGGCTCAGTGACATTCATGTTACAGCTTGAAGTCAGCAACCACAAGAAAATTTATTCTGTGGAAGGCTCTGCCACTCACA
This sequence is a window from Vidua chalybeata isolate OUT-0048 chromosome 2, bVidCha1 merged haplotype, whole genome shotgun sequence. Protein-coding genes within it:
- the GPR162 gene encoding probable G-protein coupled receptor 162; protein product: MGDSESESTLHNNSLWWLACGMLALLANSWIILSITAKQQKHKPLELLLCFLAGTHILMAAVPLTTYAVVQLRRESSDYDWNESICKVFVSTYYTLALATCFTVASLSYHRMWMVRWPVNYRLSNAKKQALHAVMGIWMVSFILSTLPSIGWHNNGERYYARGCQFIVSKIGLGFGVCFSLLLLGGIVMGLVCVGITFYQTLWAHRRRRRCHHQRAEEASSCSSSAHTTFNVPAIVVEDVRGKRRSSLDGSESAKTSLQMTNLISAIVFLYDTLTGVPILVVSFFSLRYDTAPTWMVLAVLWCSMVQTLLLPSFIWSCERYRADLRTVWEQCVAIMSEEDTEDDGVCDDYGDGRICKVRFDANGAAAAKRDSRDIKLLPMHHMLLPQDKVHYLQVPISRRMSHDETNIFSAHRSAPSFLHKWSSSDDIRISTPRKPGGPGFLPPQLHDYQHRRRPPEDELTTLRQFLEGGLLPRGSSSSACFFRDEITTFIDETPQPTPACSPRHSRLLLASRRDRRLSLGSREEENSDRPRRCSVLGSEVWHLQDGERAPCERTPEACEPQTFQDPKL